A single genomic interval of Lathyrus oleraceus cultivar Zhongwan6 chromosome 7, CAAS_Psat_ZW6_1.0, whole genome shotgun sequence harbors:
- the LOC127107658 gene encoding putative pentatricopeptide repeat-containing protein At3g47840, with protein sequence MHIFQKLFNGFRRRVWVNRCYASSPGLALADSFHLNPDIPLCSRNLNPPLNYVFPGTDTECRDVIWQSKPEQQAPMAYYVPNMLELNSQIKQLMKLGKLCEARDMFDKMAHRDEISWTNLIAGYVNAADSNEALILFSNMWVNSALQKDQFVVSVALKACALGTNVYFGELLHGFSVKSGLINSVFVSSALVDMYMKVGKTEQGCSVFEKMTTRNVVSWTAVIVGLVHAGYSLEGLLYFSEMWRSKVGYDSHTFAIVLKASADSGLLHYGKSIHGQTIKQGFNETAFVINSLGTMYSKCGKPDYVMRLFGKTRMPDVVSWTNLITTYVQMGEEKHALDAFKRMRKSNIGPNEYTFASLISACANLAITELGEQIHGHVLRLGIVNALSVANSIITLYSKCGLLHEASLVFHGMPRKDIISWSTIISIYSQGNHAKEAFNYLSRMRTEGPKPNEFALASVLSVCGSMALLEPGKQVHAHALCIGLDHEAMVHSALISMYSRSGNLQEASKVFDGINNTDIVSWTAMINGYAEHGNSQEAISLFENISGVGLMPDYVTFIGVLTACNHAGLVDLGFHYFKLMTNEYQIAPSKEHYGCMIDLLCRAGRLSEAERMIRNMPFLCDDVVWSTLLRACRDHRDVDRGRWAAEQMLRLDPNSAGTHITMANIYAASGRWKEVAHLRKLMKSKGVIKESGWSWINVNDQLNTFVAGDQSHPLSEHITTVLELLSTSIGDARQDFASIVEDIED encoded by the exons ATGCACATTTTCCAGAAACTATTCAATGGCTTCAGGCGACGTGTTTGGGTGAATCGTTGTTATGCTTCTTCTCCTGGCCTTGCCCTTGCTGATTCATTTCATCTCAATCCAGACATTCCTCTATGCTCAAGGAACCTCAACCCACCTCTCAATTATGTCTTTCCAG GAACTGACACTGAATGCAGAGATGTGATCTGGCAGAGTAAACCGGAACAGCAAGCTCCAATGGCTTATTATGTTCCAAATATGCTTGAACTTAACTCACAAATTAAGCAACTAATGAAACTGGGAAAACTTTGTGAAGCTAGGGATATGTTTGATAAAATGGCTCACAGAGATGAGATTTCATGGACAAATTTAATAGCGGGTTATGTCAATGCCGCAGACTCGAATGAAGCATTGATCTTATTCTCAAATATGTGGGTCAACTCTGCACTTCAAAAGGACCAATTTGTGGTTAGTGTTGCCCTCAAGGCTTGTGCACTTGGCACAAATGTATATTTTGGAGAATTATTGCATGGTTTTTCTGTGAAATCTGGTTTGATAAACTCAGTTTTTGTCAGCAGTGCCCTTGTAGACATGTACATGAAAGTAGGAAAAACAGAACAAGGTTGTAGCGTCTTTGAAAAAATGACAACAAGAAATGTAGTATCATGGACTGCCGTTATTGTGGGGCTTGTACATGCTGGTTACAGTTTGGAGGGACTATTGTACTTTTCTGAAATGTGGAGATCAAAAGTGGGCTATGATTCACATACATTTGCCATTGTTTTAAAGGCGTCTGCTGATTCAGGTTTGTTACATTATGGGAAATCCATACACGGACAAACAATAAAACAAGGCTTCAACGAAACTGCATTTGTTATTAATAGTCTTGGTACCATGTATAGTAAATGTGGGAAACCAGACTATGTCATGCGGTTATTTGGAAAAACGAGGATGCCGGATGTAGTTTCATGGACGAACCTCATCACGACTTATGTACAGATGGGTGAAGAAAAACATGCATTGGACGCATTTAAAAGAATGAGAAAATCTAACATTGGTCCCAATGAGTACACTTTTGCATCTTTAATTTCTGCTTGTGCGAATCTCGCTATTACTGAATTGGGGGAACAAATACATGGCCATGTATTGCGTCTAGGTATTGTAAATGCCTTGTCGGTGGCAAATTCCATTATCACTCTTTATTCAAAATGCGGGCTGTTACATGAAGCTTCATTGGTATTTCATGGTATGCCTAGAAAAGATATTATTTCTTGGAGCACTATAATTTCTATTTATTCTCAAGGAAATCACGCAAAAGAAGCTTTCAACTATCTATCACGGATGAGAACGGAAGGGCCGAAACCAAATGAGTTTGCTCTTGCTAGTGTTTTGAGTGTTTGTGGAAGCATGGCACTTCTTGAACCAGGTAAGCAGGTGCATGCTCATGCCCTGTGCATTGGCCTGGATCATGAAGCAATGGTTCATAGTGCTCTTATTAGTATGTATTCAAGGAGTGGAAATCTGCAAGAGGCTTCAAAAGTCTTTGATGGTATAAACAATACTGACATCGTATCATGGACTGCAATGATTAATGGGTATGCCGAACATGGTAACAGCCAAGAGGCTATTAGCTTGTTTGAGAATATTTCTGGTGTTGGTTTAATGCCAGACTATGTGACGTTTATTGGGGTTTTGACTGCTTGTAACCATGCTGGATTGGTTGATCTTGGTTTCCACTACTTTAAGTTAATGACTAATGAGTATCAGATTGCTCCTTCAAAAGAGCACTACGGTTGCATGATTGATCTTCTATGCAGAGCAGGGCGGTTGAGTGAAGCTGAGCGTATGATACGAAACATGCCATTCCTTTGTGACGACGTTGTGTGGTCTACCTTACTCCGAGCATGTAGGGATCACAGGGATGTTGACCGAGGAAGATGGGCAGCAGAACAAATGCTTCGCTTGGATCCAAATTCTGCTGGAACTCACATCACTATGGCTAACATATATGCTGCCAGTGGAAGATGGAAGGAAGTAGCACATTTAAGAAAGTTAATGAAGTCAAAGGGAGTCATAAAGGAATCAGGATGGTCTTGGATTAATGTCAATGATCAATTAAATACATTTGTTGCTGGGGATCAATCTCATCCCCTAAGTGAACATATAACAACGGTTCTGGAATTACTCAGCACGAGTATAGGAGATGCAAGGCAGGATTTTGCTTCTATTGTAGAAGATATCGAAGATTAG